The following proteins come from a genomic window of Paucimonas lemoignei:
- the yajC gene encoding preprotein translocase subunit YajC — protein MSFFISPAFADAAAPAAGPMGGGFEWIFLVGFLVIFYLMIWRPQAKRAKEQKNLLGNLQKGDEVVTTGGIAGKITKVTDDFVVIEVSDTVELKMQKGAIAATLPKGTLKAI, from the coding sequence ATGAGCTTTTTCATCTCTCCCGCTTTCGCGGACGCTGCTGCACCGGCAGCAGGCCCTATGGGTGGCGGTTTCGAATGGATTTTCCTGGTCGGTTTCCTGGTTATCTTCTATCTGATGATCTGGCGTCCACAGGCCAAGCGCGCCAAAGAGCAGAAAAACCTGCTCGGCAACTTGCAGAAAGGCGATGAAGTGGTCACCACCGGCGGTATCGCAGGCAAGATCACTAAAGTGACTGACGACTTCGTAGTGATCGAAGTTTCCGACACTGTAGAGCTGAAAATGCAAAAGGGCGCTATTGCTGCAACATTGCCGAAGGGCACCCTGAAAGCGATCTAA